The Rhinopithecus roxellana isolate Shanxi Qingling chromosome 14, ASM756505v1, whole genome shotgun sequence genome includes a window with the following:
- the TTC30A gene encoding tetratricopeptide repeat protein 30A → MAGLSGAQIPDGEFTAVVYRLIRDARYAEAVQLLGRELQRSPRSRAGLSLLGYCYYRLQEFALAAECYEQLGQLHPELEQYRLYQAQALYKACLYPEATRVAFLLLDNPAYHNRVLRLQAAIKYSEGDLPGSRSLVEQLLSGEGGEESGGENETDGQVNLGCLLYKEGQYEAACSKFSAALQGSGYQPDLSYNLALAYYSSRQYASALKHIAEIIERGIRQHPELGVGMTTEGFDVRSVGNTLVLHQTALVEAFNLKAAIEYQLRNYEVAQETLTDMPPRAEEELDPVTLHNQALMNMDTRPTEGFEKLQFLLQQNPFPPETFGNLLLLYCKYEYFDLAADVLAENAHLTYKFLTPYLYEFLDAVITCQTAPEEAFIKLDGLAGMLTEQLRRLTKQVQEARHNRDDEAIKKAVNEYDETMEKYIPVLMAQAKIYWNLENYPMVEKIFRKSVEFCNDHDVWKLNVAHVLFMQENKYKEAIGFYEPIVKKHYDNILNVSAIVLANLCVSYIMTSQNEEAEELMRKIEKEEEQLSYDDPNRKMYHLCIVNLVIGTLYCAKGNYEFGISRVIKSLEPYNKKLVTDTWYYAKRCFLSLLENMSKHVIVIHDSVIQECVQFLGHCEHHGRNIPAVIEQPLEEERMHVGKNTVTYESRQLKALIYEIIGWNK, encoded by the coding sequence ATGGCCGGCCTGAGCGGCGCGCAGATTCCCGACGGGGAGTTCACCGCGGTCGTGTACCGGCTCATCCGCGATGCCCGCTACGCCGAGGCGGTGCAGCTGCTGGGCCGAGAGCTGCAGCGGAGTCCTAGGAGCCGCGCAGGCCTGTCGCTGCTAGGCTACTGCTACTACCGCCTGCAGGAGTTCGCGCTGGCGGCCGAGTGCTATGAGCAGCTGGGCCAGCTGCACCCGGAACTGGAGCAGTACCGCCTGTACCAGGCCCAGGCCCTGTACAAGGCCTGCCTTTATCCGGAGGCCACCCGGGTCGCCTTCCTTCTCCTGGATAACCCCGCCTACCACAACCGGGTCCTCCGCCTGCAAGCTGCCATCAAGTACAGCGAGGGCGATCTGCCAGGGTCCAGGAGCTTGGTGGAGCAGCTGCTgagtggggaagggggagaagaAAGTGGGGGCGAGAATGAGACCGATGGCCAGGTCAACCTGGGTTGTTTGCTCTACAAGGAGGGACAGTATGAAGCTGCGTGCTCCAAGTTTTCTGCGGCACTTCAGGGCTCAGGCTACCAGCCTGACCTTTCCTACAACCTGGCTTTGGCCTATTACAGCAGCCGACAGTATGCCTCAGCCCTGAAGCATATCGCTGAGATTATTGAGCGTGGCATCCGACAGCACCCTGAGCTAGGTGTGGGCATGACCACTGAGGGCTTTGATGTTCGCAGTGTTGGCAACACCTTAGTCCTCCACCAGACTGCTCTGGTGGAAGCCTTCAACCTTAAGGCAGCCATAGAATACCAACTGAGAAACTATGAGGTAGCCCAAGAAACCCTCACTGACATGCCACCCAGGGCAGAGGAAGAGTTGGACCCTGTGACCCTACACAACCAGGCACTAATGAACATGGATACCAGGCCTACAGAAGGGTTTGAAAAGCTACAGTTTTTGCTCCAACAGAATCCCTTTCCTCCAGAGACTTTTGGCAACCTGTTGCTGCTCTACTGTAAATATGAGTATTTTGACCTGGCAGCAGATGTCCTGGCAGAAAATGCCCATTTGACATACAAGTTCCTCACACCCTATCTCTATGAGTTCTTGGATGCCGTGATCACTTGCCAGACAGCTCCTGAAGAGGCTTTCATTAAGCTTGATGGGCTAGCAGGGATGTTGACTGAGCAGCTTCGGAGACTCACCAAACAAGTACAAGAAGCAAGACACAATAGAGATGATGAAGCTATCAAAAAGGCAGTGAATGAATATGATGAAACCATGGAGAAGTATATTCCCGTGTTGATGGCTCAGGCAAAAATCTACTGGAACCTTGAAAATTATCCAATGGTGGAAAAGATCTTCCGCAAATCTGTGGAATTCTGTAACGACCATGATGTGTGGAAGTTGAATGTGGCTCATGTTCTGTTCatgcaagaaaacaaatacaaagaagCCATTGGTTTCTATGAACCCATAGTCAAGAAGCATTATGATAACATCCTGAATGTCAGTGCTATTGTACTGGCTAATCTCTGTGTTTCCTATATTATGACAAGTCAAAATGAAGAAGCAGAGGAGTTGATGAGGAAgattgaaaaggaggaagagcAGCTCTCTTATGATGACCCAAATAGGAAAATGTACCATCTCTGCATTGTGAATTTGGTGATAGGAACTCTTTATTGTGCCAAAGGAAACTATGAGTTTGGTATTTCTCGAGTTATCAAAAGCTTGGAGCCTTATAATAAAAAGCTGGTAACAGATACCTGGTATTATGCCAAAAGATGCTTCCTGTCCTTGTTAGAAAACATGTCAAAACACGTGATAGTCATTCATGACAGTGTTATTCAAGAATGTGTCCAGTTTCTAGGACACTGTGAACATCATGGCAGAAACATACCTGCTGTTATTGAACAACCCCTGGAGGAAGAGAGAATGCATGTTGGGAAGAATACAGTCACATATGAGTCCAGACAATTGAAAGCTTTGATTTATGAGATCATAGGATGGAATAAGTAG